GAGCCCCCCATGTTCCTCTAAACAACGGCCCCATCTCCAGTTCCGgagacccctaaaaccctaagctCTATCGTAGGCGAGCTCTCGCACCTGGACCTGACCCTGAGTTCTTGGCCTCATCACCTCCGCCAACGATGTCGTGGCTAGCCACGTCATCCCCGTCTCCGGTGAAGTGCGCCGCCGCCATCGGATCTCCTCTCTAAGTGTGCATGTGGGGATGCTCGTTGATGCGCTTGTCGATGCATTGATCGTCGAATATGAAACTCCCCTCTGTGAGCCCGACAACCGACCGGGCCGAAAACTGCTAGACAGGCCGAAAGCTGCTGGACTAAACGGGCTGATAAAAGAGGTGGCCCAAACATTTCCTGCTCCAACCAAGACGTCCGATTTGGGTTTGTGAAACCGGATTCGAGCCGAAGACACCCTTCATCTAATTTCGAtgcttaaaaaaaaaaaaatctaaattCGATGGTCACATATGTGGAAACAGTTTGTCAACTACGGAGAGTTCTGTCGTACAGTGTTTCCTTCACTGTTACTGGTACACATCATTACTGCGCTAATCCAAAGTGGAACACACTAACACAGCTCAGCTCAAACCAAAGCTTTCACCTCAAACCACTGCCTgcccctccctcctctctccctctCACGCTGCACACACCCACTCTTACCTCTCCCACTCTCCTGTACTCCGGTTCATGTCCTGCTGCTCCCCATGTCGCCCCCACTCGAGCTCGACTACATAGGCCTCTCGCCGCCGGCAGCTGCCGCGGCCGTCGACGACCTCAAGGGCACCGAGCTCCGCCTCGGCCTGCCGGGCTCCGAGTCGCCGGACCGCCGCGTTGCCACCGCCGCTGGCGCTACCCTAGAGCTGCTCCCCGCCAAGGGCGCCAAGCGCGGGTTCTCCGACGAGGCGCCTCCACCGCCatccgccgccgctgccgggaAGGGCAAGAAGGtggcggaggaagaagaggacaagaAGGTGACAGCGACGCCGCAGCCAGCCGCCAAGTAGGTGGAATTAAGGATTGTGGGCACAAATCTTGGAGCTTCTCGACTCCCGTGGGGGTGTTCTTGAGCTCGTGTTGTTCTTGGGACTGTTGGGAGCTCGTGGAGAGTAGTTTTGCAAATTATGGAATTTTTCAGTGCTTTATACTTTCTTGGGAAAAATCATGTTGAGTATTGCTGGATTTGTGTCTTCGAAGTATGACTTtttatgtgatttttttttttgaaagcaaACGTAGGAATTGAGCAAGAGGCTCTGTCCCGGCTACTTGTTCTGATTTAATTTTACATGTTTTCTGGTGGGAATTTGAATTTTCATTTGGGTGTGCAGGTGGGAAATAGAAACATTTGCAGAATCTGGCTAGTACTTCCTTCTCAATTTCACCTTTTTCTTGTTCAACTTTACAAAATTCCcccttttcctttttattttcaagCTTTATTGCATCCTTTTTTTTTGCCCAGTCTTTCTATTGCCAACCTTTATCTACCTTTCTGTTTATGTTTCAGCTGCATTTTCTTCACAAACTTCTGATCCAGCATGACCTTGTTCGATTTGTTCTCCTGATCTTAAAATTTACTCTTTGGTAAAAAAAATTGACAACCATGCCATGTGATGTGTTGTGCAGGGCTCAGGTGGTGGGATGGCCACCAATCCGCAGCTACCGCAAGAACACTATGGCGACAAACCAGCTGAAGAGCagcaaggaggatgccgaggcaaaGCAGGGCCAGGGGTTCCTCTATGTTAAGGTCAGCATGGATGGCGCGCCGTACCTCAGGAAGATCGACCTCAAGACCTACAAGAACTACAAGGACCTGTCGACCGCACTCGAGAAGATGTTCATTGGCTTTACAACTGGTGAGATGTTTCCACTCTCTGACTTTGCGACTGCGCACTCCTGCTGGTATAAATTCGGTGTGCCTATTATTTATGAGCATCGTGTGTGCCTTGAAAAACCAGGGTATTTGATTTGGAGGAGTAACGGTTAAGGAGTATTTCCTAGCTTCAACAATTTTAGGATCCATATAGGAAAAAATTAAGCTGAGTATATCCATATAGAAAAAAATTGAGCATGCATCTTTATTTGTTTTACATGCTTTGGTAACTTACCTGGTCCTCACAAGGGGTTTAGGATCCAgtcttatttttaataaaaaaaaaaCTACATATTATTTTAGCAGAAAAAGGGTCTAATTAATTATATGCTGATGAGATTGTTATGCTGTCTCATTCAAAACAATAGCGTTACTTGCATGATAAAATAGAACTTGGCTCGGCTTATCTATGTCTTTAGGTCTTTAGGATATCTACAAAGTCTACAAGATGGATATCTCTGAACGGTGATCAAAACATATTTCATGCTATTTTAATCTATTTTGCAAGTCCCATACTCTTAGTTGGTTTAGTTTATTTTACTGAAATTCAATCATATGTTCCAGATTGTCCTGTTTTGATTCCtatgtactccctctgttccaaaaTGTAAGGCATCTAAGgactggtcaaaagtcaaactttactaactttgaccaaatatttaggaaatatatttacatctacaatatcgaatgaacattttaagaaaatatattttatgctGAATCTGTTCATGTTGATTCAGTACtgtaaatgtttatatttttgtgtataaacttggacggagggagtaatagaTATTACCCTTTAGTGATTTTTACAGAAACAGCAGGAATCTGCTGTGCATTTTTATTGATTTTGGGTTACCCCTTAGTGATCAACTGATCATCAGTTTTATAGAATCATACACAAGGTAGCAGTGGGAATAAGGTGTATATCTTTTCCTAGAAATTTTAGTGCACGCATAGGTTCTCTTCTGTTTGTTTTATTTGGCCTTACAGGTTAGTCTGTCTGGATGTGCCATATCAGGCAAGGGTGGTTTATCTGAGAGCCGCACTGATGGCGAATATGTGCTGACTTTTGAAGACAAGGATGGTGACTGGATGCTCGTTGGTGATGTTCCATGGGAGTAAGTTCACGATCCTAAGGGCTTTACTTTTTAAGGATCTAAGGATCTCCTTGATTCACATGattcagaaaatgcatgaataggaAAACACAAGATTATTGTAGGAATGCATGTGCAAAACAGAGTATAGCAATTCAGTATGTAGACTTTAGGTGTTTTATTTATATAGGAATAGAAAAAAATACAGGAATCCTAATAACCATAGCCAAATCAAATTTAAACCAATGTCAAAGGGGATATATAGCACGTTTACCATGCCACTAAAGACACTCCTTCTTCACGCATAGGGAACTAAATGAGGTCCAAGTGGATTGTAGAATTCCTGCATTAATTAAAACATTTTCTTCTGCTAAAATTGCAGAATGTTCGCTGACTCCTGCCGTAGGCTCAGGATCATGAAAGGTTCAGATGCAATTGGACTTGGTAAGTTTGTAATCTTATTCTGTTCAGTGTACTTATCAACGGATCTCACATCCCTTTCTCTGTTACCTAGGCTCGGATCGTCAATTGTTTACCATATTTCTTTTTG
This Lolium perenne isolate Kyuss_39 chromosome 1, Kyuss_2.0, whole genome shotgun sequence DNA region includes the following protein-coding sequences:
- the LOC127296736 gene encoding auxin-responsive protein IAA17, which codes for MSPPLELDYIGLSPPAAAAAVDDLKGTELRLGLPGSESPDRRVATAAGATLELLPAKGAKRGFSDEAPPPPSAAAAGKGKKVAEEEEDKKVTATPQPAAKAQVVGWPPIRSYRKNTMATNQLKSSKEDAEAKQGQGFLYVKVSMDGAPYLRKIDLKTYKNYKDLSTALEKMFIGFTTGKGGLSESRTDGEYVLTFEDKDGDWMLVGDVPWEMFADSCRRLRIMKGSDAIGLAPRAVEKSKNRN